The DNA window GTAGATTATCGATGCAAAAGACCTGGTTGCCGGTACGTGCCATCTCCTCGTAGACCGTTTTGTAGACATCTGAGCTCCTGTTTTTCTTGAAGAGAGATGGTCTGCGGAATATGTCCCAGAATCGGGGCCAGTCCCCTCGTTTCGCGTAGGCAGACAGCAGCCTGCTCGTTTGACCGTTGTTGAATCCGCAGTCCTTCTGCACCATAAGTGTTTCGAGGTTCTTCTGAGCACGCGCAAGCTGAGGTTGTCCAAATGACGGCGATAAGAGACCTCCCTCGATAAGCGTGAAGAACATTTTATCTGTCCAGATGATCATGCCTCGCTCCTCGGCCGTTAGTAGGATCTGATCGACAAGAGTGAGCCGTGGCCCGGAAGCAGGCTCAACTGCAGGCGCTATCATAGCATCGCGGACGAACTGATAGATTTGGTCCTGATCAAGGGGCAACCCGACCAGCTGGATGTGCTCAAAGCGCTTACGGACCTGTTCCAGATCCGGGGTCGTTTGCGGTGAGTGGTCTTGGAGGTCAACGAGTCCGTCTGGTACGGCGGGAGAAGTGTGAGTATTATGTGAAGGCTCTGGTGAAAGCCGCCGAGCGCTCGTAGTGTAGGCACGTCGTTGTTGTTGGGACGCCTTTTGTAGGGCCTGCCATTGTTGGGCAGACTCTGACTTGGGGAGCTGAACCTTGGTGGCTAGAAGTTCATCGAGTTCCTCAGGgctgttgatcttctcaccgCGAGCTTGCTTATTTTCACGTAAACTCTTCTTTAGAACAGTCTGCCATAGACTCTCGAGGTCAAGCTCTGCACGCCGGGATTCCGTCATACATTGGATAACCACGGTGGTGCCTGTTTGGGGAGCACCAAAACCAGAGAAGCGGCCACTATCATCTACCTTGGCAGCTTCATCGACGTTGTCACTGTTGGAGGAAAAGTTCACGCAGACCCATCCTGTCGAGATACCATTGTCGCCACCAGGAATAATAGCAGTATTGGTACCCATGAGCTTGGCCTTTTTCCGAAGTCGACGGAGTTTAGTCCTTAATTCACCAGGCCCAATCAATCCATCGGCTCTTGCAGATATGTTGTGATTTTTTCGAAGCCATCGTACAAAACGCCCGGACGCAATGTGAAGATGTCTTTCACTTCGAGCTGTCGCAAAAAGCATGATCAAATTGGGACCAAGAGCAGCTGGAGGATCAAGGTCGCGCATGTCCAGCATAGAAATCTCGTCTAGTCCCATGTCTTCGAAGATGTATTTCACCATTGGTTCCAGGACTTCAGGTGCACCTTCGGGTATCTTTGGTAATTGGACGGCATGTTGATTCTCGGGATGTCGCGGGGGTTCAACCTCAAGAAACCAGGGAACATCTTCAGGATCTTCGGCCTCTTCTGCAGCGTCAAGTTCCGAATTGAGAGCGTCGCTTGGAGGAACCGGGGTCGAAGACTCTTTTTCGATTATCGTCTCGTTCACTTTAACATCCGAGTAGAACCTTGTCGCTAGTGTCGCTAGAGGAAGCCGTCGTGAAGTGGTCTGTGGCAAGCTGCGAAAAGAGCTTGTGGCTGGCCTTGAAACAACAGCACGAATAATGGCGGATTGGCACTGGCGGCAGCTCAATGCCACAGCCGCAGGTCGAGTGAgcatgttgaagttgatctcTCAATTGAGATGCAAGACCAGAAAATCAGAGTCACGGAGCTAAAGAAGCGTAGAGCGTCATGGCTAAATTTGGTACAGTCCAGTTATGAAGTGGAGAAGAACGAGTTTACAGCTCTCGATCGGCTGAGGCGGGCTCCATAGAATAAAATCTGCACCCTGGAGAGTACCTACAGCAAAGAGTATCTACCTGAACGGAACCTCAACTTCAGGTCTAATCAGGGCCAAAAGGGACTAGAAGCTCTATTAGAGCCTcgagattaatataatttacaTAAAAAATTAGCAATAATATTTCCAATATTTCCTCAATGTTCGCCAATTGGGAATCTAGTGCACCCACTTTCATCTCTATAGTCTTCTCGAATTTCAGGTGGGTCTGAAAAGAAGTCCCCTGCCTTTCTATTGCCACGATTTGTTCCACACGTGATCTCTCTAGTGCTTCTCAGTTCACCGTCCAATCCTTTGGATGCTGAAAAATTTGGAGATAGATTCTAAGTATCTGCTTCACgcgacagcagcaacaggacAAGACTTGTCCATCAACAATTGTTGCGACACTCCTTCTTGTACTTGTCTTGTCTACAAGTCGAATTCATTAGCTCGTGTTATTTGTTTCCTGTCTAATGTTATAATATTCCATTAACTCAGCAGCCATTCTCTGTTGAGCTTCTCGCAGCTGGGCAATTTCGCCCCCTCATAACCACCGCTCTTCCGACGACTCCCACCAAACCATCACAATGTTCGTTCGACAAACGAGGAGGAGCCTAGCTCTTCACAAGGCCACTGCCCTCCGATCAATTGGACTTCCTTCAAGATCTTTACCATCACACATCACAGCAACGAACCTGGGACGAAGATGTGTTGTTTCTCAGCCATACCAACCCCGCAAGCGCCGAGGCTCAGAGTCTGGCCCTGGGCTCAACCATGGAAGGAATCTCGCGACAGCTGTCGACGATTACAACTTTGGTCAAAACCTTGGTGCTTTACACAGCCAGCTTGCTAGCTCTGGTCTACAGCCTTTCCAGGCTCCCCCGCCATCCTACTCCGACCTTCGTTCCCTTGACCCGACGTCTCTATTGACAATTCCAGAGCCAGTAGCACCTCGACAATACGGCAAAATCAACAACAAGGGTGTTCCTGGTGAGGTGGAAGAGATGATTCCAGTCTTCGATGCTTGTGTACGCGTGGGCAAGCTTGATCGAGCATCTCTCGTTCTGAAGCGACTTAACTTGACTGGTTTGCTCCCTGGTGAAGAAATGATCATTTTGCACAATCAATATCTCCGCGCATCCCTCGACCAACTTAGAATGAACCCCGACCGAAAGCAAGCCGAACGACTCCACAAGTGGTACGAGTTGCAAATAAGGAACCAGAATATACCACAAACCGCGGAGACAATCGCATGCATGCTCAAGGCCTCACTGATCTCGGAACGTGGTGCCCGCTTGGAACGACTCATCAACCGTTACATGAGCATGGCTCCTGACGAGGCCGGTCTGCGGGTGTTGAGCAGAGCCGATATTCTCAGCGACCAGGACCTTGGTGTTATCACTGAAATTTGCCCTACTTACAGGGTCGAGCCCGGATCTGAGGAAACCAGCTACGTTAGTCTGGCAAGCGAAGAGGAGGGATTTGAACTGGAAGAGGACCTCGGTGAGGACATGGCGGCGTTTGCAAGTGAAGACTATCCCGAGGTCCGTCCGACACCCCAACGAGGAGAGGGTCTGAACGCTTTACGACGAAATCTGAACCTCATGGCCGAACTCCAAAATGTGGATATTTCCAAGCTGGATCCTTTGGAGCAGCGCGAATTCCAAATGCGCCTAGAAAAGGACTCCATCGACACTGCTATTGAGAAATGGCGAAacgcaaagaagaagatggataaGATGGGTATCAACACAGCTCTGAgtgccaaggctgaggataAGAGTCTTTCTGATTGCATGCACCGCTGGCTCGTAGCTATGGAGGCCCGTTTAAGACAagagatcatcaaggtcgaggaaTCCGAAGAAAAGGAAGTCAAGTCTGAAGAGGATCTCGAGCGCTGTATCTATGGTCCTATCCTTCGAATGGCAGACCCTACCCGAATGGCTGCAGTGACTATTCTCactctcctcaacatcagtgCATTACAGGGCGTTGATAAGGGTGTGGTCATTCATCGACTCCTCAACGACGTTTCTCGAGTAGCCCAGGACGACATTCAGACTCAGCTCAAGGAAAAGGCCGCAAAGGAGCGACGCCGGCTCCGCAAGGTCCAGTTTCTCACAGACGAAAAAGGGGCTAAAGCAgctgagttgaagaagacgacaaaGACAACTGAGCCGATAGACGCGAGGGAATCGACTGAAGCAAATGCTTCTACAGAGGCGAAGGAGTCTACGGAGCCTGATGCGTCTACCGAGACGACTGGGAAGGTCCGGCAAAAGATCATTACTGATGCTTATGAGCCAACTGGAGCAAAAGACCCTGTGCTATCAGCATGGTCTATGCAAGTGAGGGCCCGTATTGGATCGATTCTCTTGAAATCTCTCATTGAGACCGCCAAGATTAATGTTGTAAAAGAACACCCTATCTCAAAGGAACGGATCAGCCAACTCCAGCCTGCCTTTTCTCATATGCACGCTCCCAAAAAGGGGAAGAAGGTCGGAATGTTAACCATCAACCCAGAGCTTGTCGACCGGTTGAAACGGGAGCCGTTAGGTGATTTCCTTGCTAAGCACCTGCCTATGATTTCCGAACCTAGACCGTGGACTCGCGTCAATGAAGGAGGCTTCTTGGTTAGCAGAGCCTCCTTAATTCGTGTCAAGTCAGGAGACGTTGAGCAAAAGCTCTACGCCAATGCGGCCATCAAGCGTGGCGACATGGACCAAGTCTTCAAGGGCTTGGATGTGCTGGGGAAAACACCGTGGAGGGTCAACAACCAGGTTCTCGACGTGATGGTCGAGGCCTGGAACAGTGGTGatgccatcgccaacatgccAGAGCTCACGCCCAACCTTGAGATGCCTCCAGAACCCACAAACTCAgaccctcttcttcaccgGGCTTGGATTCGAAAGGTCAAGCAGGTCGAGAACGAGCGTGGAGCCCTTCATTCACAACGTTGCTACATGAACTTGCAATTAGAGATCGCTCGCGCGTTCCGCAAGCAAGTCATTTACTTCCCTCACAACATGGACTATCGCGGCCGTGCTTATCCTATCCCGACATACCTGAACCACATGGGAGCTGATCACACACGTGCTCTCCTGAAATTCGCCGAGGGGAAGAGACTTGGCCAGCAAGGTCTGCGATGGCTCAAAATCCACCTTGCCAATCTATACGGCTTCGACAAGGCCTCATTCGCCGAGAGAGAGGCATTTGCCACCGACAACCTTGCCAACGTTAGAGAGAGTGTCGAGAACCCTCTGAATGGTAGTCGATGGTGGTTGAAGGCTGAAGATCCTTGGCAATGCCTGGCCACTTGTTTCGAGCTGAAGGCTGCCTATGACCTCCCTGATCCTACCGACTTTGTCTCCAATCTACCAGTGCATCAAGATGGCACCTGCAACGGTCTCCAGCATTACGCAGCCCTTGGTGGTGATACCTGGGGTGCTCAACAGGTCAACCTCGTGCCTAGTGACCGACCTGCCGATGTATACTCGGCTGTCGCCAACCTCGTCAAGGAGTCGATCGAGAAAGACGCCAACGCAGGTAGTCAGATTGGAAAGAACTGTCTGGGTAAAATAACCAGAAAGGTAGTAAAGCAAACTGTCATGACCAACGTCTATGGTGTCACATTTGCCGGTGCTAAGCAACAAGTTTGCAAGCAGTTGGATGCCCTCTACCCAGACATGTACAAAGAGACTGGCATTCCGAATCTCGTGACCGCTACGTATATTGCACAGCATATCTTCAAAGCTCTTGGAACCATGTTCCGAGGTGCTCATGATATTCAGTACTGGCTTGGTGAGGTTGGTGCGCGTGTCTGCAAAGCCCTGACACCAGCCCAGCTCGATCAGTTGcaggaagagaaagataaCAAGCCTGCTGCAAAGAAGACTGCCTCGGGCAAGAGCAAGGACTTGGATGAGTTGACCTCACAGTTTCGATCTACAGTTGTGTGGACTACACCCCTGAGAATGCCTGTCGTGCAGCCTTACCGAAAGGCAATCACCAGAGAGATCCGCACTTGTCTGCAGTCTATCAGTTATCCTACACAGGGTCAGACAGAGCCCGTGGATCGCAGAAAGCAACTTCAAGGATTTCCCCCCAATTTCATCCATTCACTGGATGCCAGCCACATGCTTCTCTCAGCCCTCAAGTGTGACGAGCTCGGCTTGAAGTTCGCTGCCGTTCACGATTCCTTCTGGACTCATGCTGCGGATGTGGACATTCTGAGCGGAGTTTTGCGCGATGCCTTTATCCGAATCCACGAGGAGGATGTCGTCGGTCGATTGGCGACCGAGTTCGAGGCTCGATACAGGGGCTCGTTGTACCTAGCCAACATCCCTAATTCAAGCCCTGCTGCCATAAAAATCAGGCAATTCCGCAAGACGAGCAAGCTCACTCAAAGGGAAGAAGTGTTGTTAGAACACAAACGCAACACTCTTCTCCGCTCAGGCAATCCCTGGGACATTGAGGCAGCAAAGAAGATCATTACGCCTGCCTCCATCGTTGAGGCGATGCCAGCCGCGCAGGAGGAGGACCCCGAGATTCAGCATGAGACTGAGGACATTGGCGGCCTCGGAGACATTCCTGAATCGGAAGGCAACCTCTCGTCAGCAGTTCAGGAGGCCGTAAAGAACATGGAACCTTCAGAGGACAAGATTGCTGAGATGAGCAACAAGCTGCTTGAGCGTCTTAAGCAAACTAGTTTCGAGGCCAACGTTATCCAACCCAAGAAGGAAGTCAAGCAAAACTGGAAGCAAATCACGCATTTCTGGCGCCCGCTGACCTTCCCCGATCTCCCCAAAAAGGTATGTCGAGAATCTAGGACGTCACTGCAATTTAACATATACTAACATGGCTTCCAGGGTGATTTTGATGTAAAGCGGCTGCGAGAAAGTCAGTATTTCTTCTCGTGATTAAGGGACCTCCTAAAGTCATTGTTATAATGTATCACTATGATGAAGACAGacatgagaaggagaaatgATTTGGGCGTTGTGCATTTGGCGTTTAGAGATGGGGGATTTTTTTTTCATGATAGCGAAAACCAAAAAAGCATTCGGATAGAGGGAGTATGGCGGCTGTTGGCTGCATTTTGTATACCATGAGAGGAGGATGTAGAATATATGTACTGTACATTAGTGTCGGAGGTGAAGAGAGGTCAGATGGAGTTGACGTCTAAACAAAtaaacaacaccaaaagatGTTCAAACATTTATGAGGTTCTTGGAAGTGCCGTTGACATTGGTCTATCACATTTTTTGTTCTTCTACACTACTCGCATCGTAACTTGTTGTTTATCGTACAACGGCATCCTTGAGGCTGGGGACAGTGCAGACACCACCACTCTCAGTAACAAGACGTCCACGGCCAGTCTTTCCAAGCTGCTCAACAACACCCGCATCAAAAGCaacctcaagaccatcagTGGTAGTGAAACCAGGCTGGAAAGTCTCccagatcttcttcttggggttgAGAACACCCTCGGGGCTACCCTCCCAACCCTCGAACCAAACACGGTCGCCGGCCTTGGCACCCTCAGGGGGGGTGACGAGCTCAACGGGGCCCTTGTGGTCGTCAACCTCaccctccttgatcttgggagAGGCCGCGAGGACCATGGCGCAGGACTTGATGCCGCGCATCTTGACGGGCTTGAGGTTGCAGACCACGACGACCTTGCGGCCCTGCATGGACTCGAGGGGGATGAGGCCGTTGAGACCAGAGCAGACGGTGCGGCAGATTTGACCCTCGTACTCGACGTAGTCCTCGTTGCCGGGCTTGTCGCCAACAGCGATGGTGGAAACATAGAGGGAGTCGGCGTCGGGGTggttgatggccttgagaaTGTGACCGACTCGGAGGTCAATGAGAGCAGGGGAGAGAGGAGCAGCAGGGGCGGGAGCAGCCTTTTGCTTGGgagccttctccttcttctccttcttaggCTTATCAGTAgcaatcttctccttggccgtctcaacaacctccttgaccttctccttggtGCGATCAACAAGCGAAGCCTCACCACCAGTGGCagcggcggcagcagcagcctccttcttcttcttctccttctcagccttggcgtCAACGGGAGGCTTCACATAGAGGACGTTATCACGATCAACCTGGAccttgttctcatccttgacattGAGGCCGAACAGGGGAGAGTTCTGGACAAAGTCGACGTGGCGGACGATGTGGGGGTGTCCCTTCTCGCCGGTTCGCTCCTCGGGAGACCACTTGGCGACGATGGGAGCGAGGGTCTCGTAGATGGCGACGTCGGCCTTGGAGGGCTTGCTGCCGAGGAGGGTGGAGCGGCTGGAGAGGTGGTTGTCGAGGGTCTCGAGGATGGTGGACTTGTCCTCGGGGGACTTGAGACGCTCGGAGGTGGTGAGCCATTGCTGGATCTCAGCCTCCTCGGTGGGAGTGTAGGTCTGGGAGGCGAAGGATGCCATTCTGAAGGATATCAACGGTGAGAGGCTTCGGGGTGCCTGGCGGAGAAGTCGAAGGGCGAACAGATTGGCtatgatgagagatgaagCTTCGTTATAGCTTCACTCTAGAACTGATGCTAAAGAGTTGAGTGAGTGTCTTGATATTTTCTCTTGGTGGGGTGGAGGGGTAATTCCGGTCTGTCACCAATTGAATTGGCGGGGAGAAACGGGAGGCGTTGCTGTGGCGCTGGGAAGAATGTGGCTGTGCTTGCAGCGCGCTAACTCGTGATATCGCCCCTTTCTCGCGTTTCCTCCTTTACGCGCTACGCCCTTTGACTCTTATATTGTCGAAGGAGAAGACTCGGCAACGACAATTGTGTCCATGAGAAGACACAATCAATTAGCTTATCCATTGTACATCAATTGTTATTTTTTTGCTTCAAATTACTTTTTTGCTTGGGCCTGTTTCTTCTAACCTCCCTTTCATATTCCCCCTGAGAAATTtctcccttttcttttttttcacGCCCCGATTCGAGGCGAGTCAACTACATCATCCTGCTCACTAGCGGATCGGATCGCCGAAACCACTAAACAAGCCTTGAGCTCGACTCAGCCCCTGAcgctctttttctctctttataTTCTTGTTTACTCATTATTTTACACATCGTCATAATATCATTTCAACATGGCGGCACCCAAGTCGCCGAGCAACTCTAGCTCAGCTCGGTCTAACTCACGGTTGCCTACAAGTGTGCCCAGCTCGCCGCCCTCGGAACAgcaagatgatcttgaaggtGCCGACGAGGCGCTTATCAAGGAAGAGCAGGAGGCGCGTCTAGAAAATGAGAGgaatgaagagaagcgaCGACAGGCGATgctcaagaggaagaaaaagaagaaggctgagacaAAGTCTGAGCGTGAAGCCAAGGCTAGAGAACTTGACGACCTGCTCGCAAAGTCAGCTGCTTTCTCTGATATTCTTACCAAAAAGACTCAGGTGTTGGGTCGAGTCGGTAGCAGTCTTGACGGCAAGACGCTGGGTGAGCACAGCTTGGAGATGGCGCAACAACCGAAATGTATGATCAATGGTACAATGAGAGACTACCAGCTTGAGGGCCTAACATGGATGTATGAGATTTGCTCTCAGGGCATGTCTGGTATTTTAGCTGATGAGATGGGTCTTGGTAAGTCTGAGCCTCACTTTGTGGGTATCTCTCATAAGTACTGACTTATCCCAGGCAAAACTGTTCAAACCATTGCCCTGATTGCGCTGCTTCGTGAGCAGGAGAATTATCTCGGCCCTCATTTGATCGTCGCTCCCTTGAGTACACTCTCAAACTGGGAGGACGAATTTACCAAGTGGACGCCTTCTATCCCTGTCATCATGTATCATGGCAACAAAGATGACCGTGAGAAGATCTTCAGGAACAAAATGCTGAAGCATCTCAAGGGTGGCCGTCCTACCACGAAATTCCCAGTGGTGTGCACATCCTATGAAATGGTTCTCAGAGATCAGCACAACTTATCCAAGATCAACTGGGAGTTTATCATCATAGTATGTCTC is part of the Fusarium fujikuroi IMI 58289 draft genome, chromosome FFUJ_chr07 genome and encodes:
- a CDS encoding probable ATPase synthesis protein 25, mitochondrial yields the protein MLTRPAAVALSCRQCQSAIIRAVVSRPATSSFRSLPQTTSRRLPLATLATRFYSDVKVNETIIEKESSTPVPPSDALNSELDAAEEAEDPEDVPWFLEVEPPRHPENQHAVQLPKIPEGAPEVLEPMVKYIFEDMGLDEISMLDMRDLDPPAALGPNLIMLFATARSERHLHIASGRFVRWLRKNHNISARADGLIGPGELRTKLRRLRKKAKLMGTNTAIIPGGDNGISTGWVCVNFSSNSDNVDEAAKVDDSGRFSGFGAPQTGTTVVIQCMTESRRAELDLESLWQTVLKKSLRENKQARGEKINSPEELDELLATKVQLPKSESAQQWQALQKASQQQRRAYTTSARRLSPEPSHNTHTSPAVPDGLVDLQDHSPQTTPDLEQVRKRFEHIQLVGLPLDQDQIYQFVRDAMIAPAVEPASGPRLTLVDQILLTAEERGMIIWTDKMFFTLIEGGLLSPSFGQPQLARAQKNLETLMVQKDCGFNNGQTSRLLSAYAKRGDWPRFWDIFRRPSLFKKNRSSDVYKTVYEEMARTGNQVFCIDNLHWVYDEMINEPQPLPMFGPLYNSLKACIRVADPAAAKLLEASPGDIPVRSHYGRQRLANRQYLRMLREVEALHTETSAYFARQRMYQGMNASKELNFTEEE
- a CDS encoding probable DNA-directed RNA polymerase, mitochondrial — encoded protein: MFVRQTRRSLALHKATALRSIGLPSRSLPSHITATNLGRRCVVSQPYQPRKRRGSESGPGLNHGRNLATAVDDYNFGQNLGALHSQLASSGLQPFQAPPPSYSDLRSLDPTSLLTIPEPVAPRQYGKINNKGVPGEVEEMIPVFDACVRVGKLDRASLVLKRLNLTGLLPGEEMIILHNQYLRASLDQLRMNPDRKQAERLHKWYELQIRNQNIPQTAETIACMLKASLISERGARLERLINRYMSMAPDEAGLRVLSRADILSDQDLGVITEICPTYRVEPGSEETSYVSLASEEEGFELEEDLGEDMAAFASEDYPEVRPTPQRGEGLNALRRNLNLMAELQNVDISKLDPLEQREFQMRLEKDSIDTAIEKWRNAKKKMDKMGINTALSAKAEDKSLSDCMHRWLVAMEARLRQEIIKVEESEEKEVKSEEDLERCIYGPILRMADPTRMAAVTILTLLNISALQGVDKGVVIHRLLNDVSRVAQDDIQTQLKEKAAKERRRLRKVQFLTDEKGAKAAELKKTTKTTEPIDARESTEANASTEAKESTEPDASTETTGKVRQKIITDAYEPTGAKDPVLSAWSMQVRARIGSILLKSLIETAKINVVKEHPISKERISQLQPAFSHMHAPKKGKKVGMLTINPELVDRLKREPLGDFLAKHLPMISEPRPWTRVNEGGFLVSRASLIRVKSGDVEQKLYANAAIKRGDMDQVFKGLDVLGKTPWRVNNQVLDVMVEAWNSGDAIANMPELTPNLEMPPEPTNSDPLLHRAWIRKVKQVENERGALHSQRCYMNLQLEIARAFRKQVIYFPHNMDYRGRAYPIPTYLNHMGADHTRALLKFAEGKRLGQQGLRWLKIHLANLYGFDKASFAEREAFATDNLANVRESVENPLNGSRWWLKAEDPWQCLATCFELKAAYDLPDPTDFVSNLPVHQDGTCNGLQHYAALGGDTWGAQQVNLVPSDRPADVYSAVANLVKESIEKDANAGSQIGKNCLGKITRKVVKQTVMTNVYGVTFAGAKQQVCKQLDALYPDMYKETGIPNLVTATYIAQHIFKALGTMFRGAHDIQYWLGEVGARVCKALTPAQLDQLQEEKDNKPAAKKTASGKSKDLDELTSQFRSTVVWTTPLRMPVVQPYRKAITREIRTCLQSISYPTQGQTEPVDRRKQLQGFPPNFIHSLDASHMLLSALKCDELGLKFAAVHDSFWTHAADVDILSGVLRDAFIRIHEEDVVGRLATEFEARYRGSLYLANIPNSSPAAIKIRQFRKTSKLTQREEVLLEHKRNTLLRSGNPWDIEAAKKIITPASIVEAMPAAQEEDPEIQHETEDIGGLGDIPESEGNLSSAVQEAVKNMEPSEDKIAEMSNKLLERLKQTSFEANVIQPKKEVKQNWKQITHFWRPLTFPDLPKKGDFDVKRLRESQYFFS
- a CDS encoding related to tRNA binding protein ARC1, with product MASFASQTYTPTEEAEIQQWLTTSERLKSPEDKSTILETLDNHLSSRSTLLGSKPSKADVAIYETLAPIVAKWSPEERTGEKGHPHIVRHVDFVQNSPLFGLNVKDENKVQVDRDNVLYVKPPVDAKAEKEKKKKEAAAAAAATGGEASLVDRTKEKVKEVVETAKEKIATDKPKKEKKEKAPKQKAAPAPAAPLSPALIDLRVGHILKAINHPDADSLYVSTIAVGDKPGNEDYVEYEGQICRTVCSGLNGLIPLESMQGRKVVVVCNLKPVKMRGIKSCAMVLAASPKIKEGEVDDHKGPVELVTPPEGAKAGDRVWFEGWEGSPEGVLNPKKKIWETFQPGFTTTDGLEVAFDAGVVEQLGKTGRGRLVTESGGVCTVPSLKDAVVR